The nucleotide window CACATTACTGTCTGCCAGTGGAGTAGCGATGGTCATCGGAGTTCCGAAAGAGATCAAAGAAGCTGAGAGCCGGGTAGCGATCATACCGGCCGGCGTGCAGGCCCTGCGGGCGCATGGTCACCGGGTTCTAGTCCAGCGAGGGGCGGGGGTCGGCTCGGGCTTGCCGGACGAGGCTTATGCCAGGGCAGGGGCGGAGTTGGTGGACGATCCGAGCACGATCTATGGTGGGGCTGATCTCATCTACAAGGTTAAGGAACCCATCCCTCCAGAGTGCGAGATGCTCCGGGAAGGTCAGGTGCTGTTTACCTTCCTGCATCTGGCGCCCGCGCCTGAACTCACCAAGCGGCTGCTTGCGCGGCGGGTGGTAGCGGTGGCCTATGAGACTGTGCAGACGCCGGACGGCCGAAAGCCGTTGCTCGAACCGATGAGCGAGATCGCAGGACGGATGGCCGTCCACATCGGAGCGCACTATCTGGCCACCCCGCATGGCGGGCGGGGTGTACTGATCGGCGGAGTGCCCGGGGTTCCCCCCGCCACCGTGGTGATCCTGGGTGGCGGAACCGTCGGAGCTAATGCCGCGAAGGTGGCGGCGGGTATGGGCGCCTGGGTCTATCTGTTGGACGTGGACCAGGCCCGCATGCGCTACCTTGACGAGATCCTTCCCGAGAATGTGACGACCCTCATTTCAAATTCGATGAGCATCGAGGAGTGCGTGCGGCGGGCCGACATCCTGATCGGTGCCGTCTACATTTCCGGGGCCAGGGCCCCGAAGCTGGTGACCAGAGAGATGGTCACGCTCATGAAGCCGGGATCGGTCATCGTCGATGTAGCCATCGACCAGGGCGGCTGCATCGAGACCAGTCGCTCCACCTCTCATAGCGATCCCGTCTATGTCGTGGACGGTATCTTGCACTACTGTGTCGCCAACATGCCCGGCGCCTTCGCCAGGACCTCGACCTTTGCCCTCACCAACGTCACCCTTCCCTACGCGCTCCGGCTCGCCGACAGCGGGTGGCGCCGGGCCGTCCTGGAGTGCCCGCAGCTGTCGCTGGGATTGAACATCGCGCTCGGGCACGTCACCCATCCCGCTGTGGCCGACGCGCATGGCCTGGCCTACCTGCCGCCCCTGGAAGCGGCGAAGGCTTAGCGCGGGGCGATCACCCTTCCGTCTATGACCCTCCAGACAAACCGGTCCGATGTGGGCTCCCATGTGGCGGCTGTCTATAACGCCATGCTGGCGGAGTACGACCAGATCGAGGACCAGTTTTATTTCGCCGAATGTTATCAGGTATACAGAGAAACGGTCGAACGGATCATCTGCGAGAAGCCGGACGGGATGGCGCTGGACCTTGGGTGCGGGACGGGGAAACAGACGGTCCTGCTGGCGCGGCGGGCCGGGCGGGTGGTCGGAATCGACATCTCGGATCAGATGATCGAGGCGGCGCGGCGACGGTGCAATGGCCGGCCGAACGTCAGCCTTGTGACCGGCGACATCACGAAACTGCCGTTCGAAGATGGATGCGTCCAGGCCATGGTGGCCTATGGCGATGTCATCGGCCACAACTTCACGGCGGTTGATGTGGTACTGCGAGAGATGGTGCGAGTCTGCGCCCCGCGTGGGCTCATTTCGTTCGAGATCGATTCGAAGTGGTGTCCCGATCTGCTCTACCTGCCGAAGGAGCTGTGGCAGGCCGTGACGACTCGGGGCGGGCACCTGCGGGAGTGGAAAGAGATGCAGT belongs to Candidatus Methylomirabilis sp. and includes:
- the ald gene encoding alanine dehydrogenase, whose amino-acid sequence is MVIGVPKEIKEAESRVAIIPAGVQALRAHGHRVLVQRGAGVGSGLPDEAYARAGAELVDDPSTIYGGADLIYKVKEPIPPECEMLREGQVLFTFLHLAPAPELTKRLLARRVVAVAYETVQTPDGRKPLLEPMSEIAGRMAVHIGAHYLATPHGGRGVLIGGVPGVPPATVVILGGGTVGANAAKVAAGMGAWVYLLDVDQARMRYLDEILPENVTTLISNSMSIEECVRRADILIGAVYISGARAPKLVTREMVTLMKPGSVIVDVAIDQGGCIETSRSTSHSDPVYVVDGILHYCVANMPGAFARTSTFALTNVTLPYALRLADSGWRRAVLECPQLSLGLNIALGHVTHPAVADAHGLAYLPPLEAAKA
- a CDS encoding methyltransferase domain-containing protein, with the translated sequence MTLQTNRSDVGSHVAAVYNAMLAEYDQIEDQFYFAECYQVYRETVERIICEKPDGMALDLGCGTGKQTVLLARRAGRVVGIDISDQMIEAARRRCNGRPNVSLVTGDITKLPFEDGCVQAMVAYGDVIGHNFTAVDVVLREMVRVCAPRGLISFEIDSKWCPDLLYLPKELWQAVTTRGGHLREWKEMQFKTFTWPELTRLLQAHGLRLVEVRSMNILTMLFPPSLLFRRRQEAHLFDALFRRVMALDLTLGKFLRCGSTRIVTVEKP